caaataccaaatcggccattttctccaggcgaactgatctctatcgactggagatcagttgtagtagcaggagaactccagctagtacctggaggttggcaatcttaccaattgccaaagcggccattttccccccaggtgaactgatctctatcagctggagatcagttgtaatagtggaagatctccagccatcacctggatcAACTTTTATTCTTAATGGGTTGGGGGAGGGCTGCTCTCTGTTGGCCTGCTATCGGTTTAATTACTATTAGCCATGAATGTGCATAGCACTTTACAGCGTCCGTCCGTTTGTAAATGACTCATCCCTTGGGAATATTCTTTATGCATTCTCAAAGTCTCTCCGGAGCTTTGCAAAATCTCAGAAATATAATAAGTTACATCTGGTGGTTCTTCATTAAATAGGACATAAATAAACTATGTAAACTTTCGTGTATGGTATAAATAACAGcccaatatatacaaacatatcAAACACACAACCACAGCTACAAAACCGAAATTAAAGCATTCTGACATCCGCCGGTGTCagattccctcccttccctttcactcTACAAACATTCTGAAATCAATTAGCTACACTCAGCAGAAGGCTCAGGAGAAAAGCCAGGGATCCAAGAGGTCTCGCTGGATAAGCAAACCTCCCAAGGTGAAGACAgacataataataatagtatatcAGCCACTATGTGCAATTGAATTTGTAATTGAATTGACAGACATGCATTCTGGCCAATCAGATTCTTGGCTGGGGTGTCTGCCTTACCCCTCCTCCCATGTTGAGGGTAAGCTTTAAAAaattatcatcattatcatcatcatcatcatcatcatcattaacatTCATGCATTTACCTATATATTCTCCTCCtaattaatttctttaaaaggaaaagagGTGGTTCGCCCTTGCCTGCCTATGCGTAGTGACCCTCgtatttcttggtggtccaagtaccagccagggttgaccctgcataGTTTCCGAGATCTCGGACTACCCTGGGCCACCCTGGTCCTTCCCCCCTTTAatgtaggcttcatgtgtagaaatggtcagctgaagcttttcatggcatgcagGTAAATAGCATGACCTGGTAAACATCcctttaaacctctattaaaggggtgggacattggccgaaaatgcatggttgctttagcctcctttagtccctgtttcagccaggatttatccaggatcgaacgcatgttcggcaaaacgcatgcgtttgatcctggctgaaacagggaacaaaggaggctaaagtgaccatgcgttttcacccattgtctTCTccagacaggtggcaaccctaagtactcaCGCTGATTTGTTCGCAGAAGGTCAGTGGAAGGTCCTTAAGAACAGCCTGAATGGGGGAGTGGGAGTCTGCAGTGGGACAAGGAGCTGGCCGAAATCGCTGCCCAGTGTCCATCAGAGGAGCTGCTTGGCTGGAAGTACCCCATGATATCTACCTTCAACATAAGCGGGCTCCTGTGAACAAGTTAGGGTGAGAAGCTGGGCAGGGGGAATTTCGTTGTGAGGCGAGCAAAGTCCTTCACTGTCCGGTCGATCCATTCTTTGTACCTGAGGCACACTACGTACCCCCGCACCTTTTTCTCGAAGTTGTTGGCTCCAGCCGCCTGCAAGGGGAGAGTGTCCTGGGGCCTGGTGACTGGGAACTGCAAGGCCACCATGATGGAAGTCAAGTTGCTGAGGAGGCCTCTGATatgcagctgggtgaccttcagcatCTCCAGCAGGTCCCCTTGGTTCGGGTTGAGCTCCAGCTGGTCGTTCCTGATCAGCAGTAGGAACTCGAAGAACTCCGTGTAGGCCTTGTAGTTGTGGCTGAGGCGTTCGCAGTCACTGAGGTTACACCACGTGAGGAAGGGGATGTCGGCTGACGGTACCCCCTCATAACCTATCCTTTGGGTATCAAAGCCAGGGTTGCTAAATGGACTGCCTTGGTGAATCAGCTGGGAGCCAAGAGAAATAGACACAAAAAAGGGGTGAATATGTGGAGGGAAATCAGGCAGAAACCCATCAGCCCTCCCGATCTAGTCTAGCTCCTCCATATCTCAAACGCCACACCTTTGTGAATTCAACTCATAAAATCCATTAATTACTTATAATAATAAGTAATTATAAGAATTACTTTGTGGGATCAAAACagaagaaccttttctccctctcccataacactagaactcgagggcatccaatgaaactgatgggcGGTAGATACacaatggacaaaaggaaatacttctttatatgAGGAATGATTAACAAGTGGAATTCGCTGCTGGATGAtgtagagagagggaggggccgtggctcagtggcagagcatctgcttggcatgcagaaaggccccaggttcaatccctggcatctccagttaaagggactaggcgagtaggtgatgtgaaagacctctgcctgagaccctggagagccatggagaggggccatggctcagtggtagagcatctgcttggcatgcagaaagtcccaggttcaatccccagcgactccagttaaagggactaggcaggtatgggatgtgaaagacctctacctgagaccctgatctccagccaatagagatcacttcccctggagaaaaatggccgctttggcaattggactctatggcattgaagtccctcccctccccaaatctcaccctcctcgggctccgccccaaaaaactcctgccagtggcaaagagggacctggcaaccctatgcacaggtCTCCTACTGAGAAAACAAAGGTGGTAAATGTATTCTGTGGGGTCCCTTCCCCTGCAAGTCTGAGGCAGGATTTCAAATATTAGGGGCAGCCGCCCACAGTGTTTGGGCTTGGGGGGCCCCACTGGGAAATATACCCTTTTGCCATCACCTCTCAGTAATTCCGGGGGCAGCACCCACCAACCCCCCACCCATTCGGAATTCGCGTGCAGTGAAACGGGCCTCTTGTTTCCCAGGCTAATGAACCGTGATTCCACCCAAGTTAGTTTCTCCTTTAGGTGGATGCCGGCAGCTTGGCCGTCTGCCCGGGCCTGGGCAGGGATGACCTCATTTACATCTGGCATCTTATGCCCGGGCAGGTTGGGGGAAGTGGAGCCGGCAAATATTTGGGCAGGCAGCCACTGTCTGCAGAATAGGAATACAGGCCGGGGAGCCGTTGTGGCAGAGCCAGAGGCCTCTGCTGTTGATCCCGACTTCGGAGGGGGCGAGGGAGGGACCTCCACGCCCTTGATCGCGTTGCAGGGACATTACAGTGGTGGAACAAAggtgccatgtgcagtcttagtGTGCTGTTTCCTGTTGTCGATACAGGTTCGCTCTGGTTCAGGAGGCAGCGTAGGCTTGCCAGcttcgggctgggaaatacctggagattttggggggcgaagcctaggagggcggggtttggggagggaagggacttcaatgccatagagtccagttggcaaagcggccattttctccaggggaaccgatctatatcggctggagaccagctgcaataacaggagatctccagctactacctggaggttggcaggcccactagttcccctggaggaagcagcagcttcagagggcaggctGTAAGGGTTGCCAGACGTAGCTGGGGTTCTAGTGAGAGAAATCAGGGGCTGGTgagatgatgataatgataatgaagaagaagagttggtttttatatgccaactttctctaccacttaaggaagaatcaagctggcttacaatctccttcccttcttctccccacaagagacaccttgtgaggtaaatggggctgagagaattcagagagaactgtgactagcccaaaataacccaaatggcttcatgtgtaggagtggggaaaccaacccagttcaccagattagagtcctctgctcctgtggaagagtggggaatcaaacccggttctccagatcacagtccccagctcttaaccactacaccacgctgggaagaGATTTGGCATTGCGGCAACATGCAGCGTCACTCTCGATACGGAACTGGAAGTGACGCCATCGCGATGCTCtcggattcacccaaaactctttGGTTAAACCAGAGGATCCTATCTGTTCCCTCCAGTCACCGCCCCGTCAATGTCCTCTGGTACTTACATAGGTGTGCAAAAGGACGGTGGTGTTGAGTTGCATGTGGCGGACCAGGTTGAAGGTCTGGTTGATGGCGGCGGCAGCTCCAGAAAGATCAGGGTCGGGGGAGACCACGTGCAGCAGGAGAGCGCAAATCACCAGGAGGTTTCTGGCTGAGGTGCAAAGGAAGCAGAttgctaaagtagggttgccaacctccaggtagtagctggagatctcctgctattacaactgatctccagccgacagagatcagttcacctggagaaaatggccgctttggcaatgggactttgtggcattgaagtccctcccctccccaagcctcttttatctgttttgaacctgtcaccctccagcctcagcagatgaccccgcattctgctGCCACCGAGCTTAAAGAGTGAGACAGCTGGCATTGCCAAATTTGCAAGTCAAAATGAACTGTTTGTGTGATTTATGAACAGAGAATTGCATGGGCAGCCCATGCCGGGCATCTTTCCCAATGTCCAGCTCCCCAAAGCCTGGCACTAGTTGCCTGGGCCTCCTGCCCCTCAACCATGCCCTGCCTGCCCCTCAACCCGTCACAGTGCGTCCTGCACACCCTTCATTGCCCATGCGCCAGCCCCACCATGTGGCAGAATGAGACAGTTCCCTGCAGACAGGAGGTTTTTGTAATACCAGCTAATCGTCTATTGTTTAGTTTCTGATTATTTGTTTTACTGACGTAAGGAAGGAGGAGGTTGCTTGGATTTTCTCCTTCGGAATGTCTTGGGTCATCTCTGGCAGCGCAATCCCAAACATAGCcacacccttctaattccattgatgtctttgggcttagaagggtgtaggattgcgctgtaaatcaCAACAGAGAACCCATGCGTTACAGACGTAGCACATGAACCTGTCTACGCTAGCACAAACATTTGGCATGAGTCATAAACCTCCCAAAAGTCTTCCACCCGTagaaaacccaaccccaaccccatatTCATTCTCGGAGCCTTGGATAAAGAACTGTACTCACCCAAGGGGAAAATCATGGCCACTTCGATTGGATGGAAACGTTCAACGTCGGTAGGGATTCCCGTTTCTCTTTGTCGCCCCCCAATGGATGAGGAAGGTATCTCACCTTCCAGCAACTTTCTGCTGCTGCCCCCAAGTGGAGGATGAGGGTATCTCTCTGTTGTGTTGAAGTCCTTCTGTCGCTCCCAAATAGAGGATGCTGGGCACTGCCTCCCTAACTCCTCTGTCCGTGCAAGACTTTCCTCCTTGTGGGCTGCCGCTCTGGCTGGTACTGGAGCCCCAGCGAGAGGCTCCTTTATAGCCAGACAAGGTGCTCTCCTCATCTTCTGTAATTccccagttctcctcccctcccctcggtgGCAAACACCTCCtcccaaaaagggggaaataaagcaTCGGCCTCATTTCCTGGAGTCTGTTCCCAAGAAGAcaccagcttggggggggggggagagagagagagcagggatGTGAGGGAGAGCAAGAAGAGGTGGGGTCGATTGTGAAATCTTTTCTGTTTCCTCCAGGAggagaaaagaagagaaagaaaaagagaacaggGCATTGGAGAACAGTTGCAAAGAACCACCAGAGTGTTTCGTTTCTAACATGTTCAGGGTTGCCAACGCATCAGTATTCGAGCGGGTCCGGCCAGCAAAACTGTGATCTGTCAGGGAACCAATACAGGAGGCcgcgcctggaggttggcgaccctagtgccactccaaatcccatcctcctgcCATGTAGCAATGTTGACCAGATTCTGATGTGGCATTTTATTGggacggagggggggggttgctaaCCCCAAGacactcccctccccacgacGGCAGGAAGGGCTAGGTTCGCTATATGCGTGTGTGGGGAAGGCAATATAAAATGTTTACTGCGATGAGCAAAACTAGAAAGTATCTGCAGGCTGATGGGGAGCAGGAACCGTGACGGACAAATAAAATTAACACCCCCAGGTCGTGCCACCTGCCTGTTACAGGCCTCTCCGCACGTCCTGGCATCGGGTTACTGCTTGGGAAGAaattggaggaggagggaggggaaggtgagaaaCTGGGCAGGGTGCCAGACCTCCTTGGTCCTCTTCCAGGCTGGAGAGAGGTAAGTGGGTTGCTGACGGCAACCCACCAGGCCTGCTTCCTCAGGAGacacggttgccagctctgggttaggcaatgcctggagattttgggggcagaacctgaggagggcggggtttggggggggacttcaatcccatagagcccaattgccaaaactgccattttctccaggggaactgacctctatcggctggagatcagctgtaatagcaggagatctccagctagtacctggaggttggcaaccctatcaggagagCACCCAAGAGTGGAACGCTCAGGTGctttcctgatagggttgccaacctccaagtactagctggatatctcttgctattacaactgatatccagccaatagaggtcgcctggagaaaatggccgctttgacaattggactctatggcattgaagcccctccccaaaacccaccctcctcaggctccgccccaaaaatctccaggtatttcccaactcggagctg
This genomic window from Euleptes europaea isolate rEulEur1 chromosome 18, rEulEur1.hap1, whole genome shotgun sequence contains:
- the LOC130490377 gene encoding cardiotrophin-2-like, with amino-acid sequence MTKLKEKLVTKKEKGKCVMPGAVPARAAAHKEESLARTEELGRQCPASSIWERQKDFNTTERYPHPPLGGSSRKLLEARNLLVICALLLHVVSPDPDLSGAAAAINQTFNLVRHMQLNTTVLLHTYLIHQGSPFSNPGFDTQRIGYEGVPSADIPFLTWCNLSDCERLSHNYKAYTEFFEFLLLIRNDQLELNPNQGDLLEMLKVTQLHIRGLLSNLTSIMVALQFPVTRPQDTLPLQAAGANNFEKKVRGYVVCLRYKEWIDRTVKDFARLTTKFPLPSFSP